CCCGCCGATACTGAAGTAATACAGCCAGAGGTTGCCGATGTTGATGCCCGCAGCATCGATCGCGGCTCGGAGTTTGCTCCGTTGCTCGGGTTCGTTGATGTCGAAGCCCATGTCCGGCGCCCTAGTTCTTGTCTGCCGGGATCCCGGCGACTATCTCGGCGCTGATGTGGTGCAGTGAACTGCCGTGATCGCGGGTGTGTTTCAGGAGGCGCTGGAGAGCAAGCTCGTGGGGGATCCCGTGACGTTCCATGAGCATGCCACAAGCACGGTTGACCAGGTCCCGGCTTTGGAGGGCTGACTGCAGGCCCTCGCTGATGCGCTTGGGAGTCTCGGCACTTTGGATATGGGACAGAAGGGTGGCCGCGGGGGAAGCGAAGAGTTCCAAGAGGTTGGCGGTTTCGGTGTCATAAGCAGCCGGCTCCGGTGAATAGACCTTGATGGTGCCAAAGCTCTGTCCGCCTGCCGTAAGGGGAGCGCTGATCACTGACCTGATGGGGAGGCTGCTCACTGCCGCACTCCACTGGGCCCAACGGGAATCATCGCTGAGATCGTGGACCAACACCGTCTCTTCGGTAGCCCACGCCGTCAGGCAAGGACCTTCGCCCAACTCGTACTGGAGGAAATCCGCCTGTTCCACTACGGAGTCCGTGAAACCCCGGCTGGTCCGGCGGCCCTGGGAATCGAGGATGGACACCCCGGCGCCAATGGTTCCGGGAACGGACTCCCTGATGGCCTGGGAAAGGTTTTGGACAGCGTGGTCCACCTTTTCCTCGGTCAGGAGGAGGCCCAGGATCCTGCCAATGGCGGTGGAGAGTTCGTCCAGAGGAAGTTGCTTCTTCGTCATGGTTTTCTCTCCGGCCCTTCGTGTCGGCTGGCCGACATGACAATTTCAGCGGTCCTTTGAAGTCCGCCTCAGGCTTCCAGCCTAGTGGTTCCCGCCAAACAAAGATCGGACCAAATGGGGGATCTTATTCCTCAAATGAGATCAAAGTCTCTTGGTCGCCCGCGACACCTGCGATGACAGTTGCCGCCACACTGCGGAGCTTGATATTCCGGTGGCTCGAAGCTTTGACCAGGATCTGGAACGCGGCTTCACGGCTACAGCGGTTCTGCCCCATGATGATTCCGACGGCGGTATCGATCGTGGTGCGGGACTCCAACGCCGCGGTGAGGTTCTCACGCGCATCCCGCAGCTGGGCCATCTTCAACGCGAGGCGAAGCGACTTTGCAGCTGTAGCGGTGACGCGTTCAGCGGCTTGGATGTCCTCCTGGGAGAACCCGTGAGGACGCGTGGAATACAGGTTCACAACGGCTTCGCCGGTGCCCTGCAGTTCCATGGGAAGCGCCAGGATTGATCGCACTTTCATGGCCCTAACAGCCGTCATATAGGAGTGCCAGCGTTCCTCCGTGTTTACGTCAGGGACGTGCGAGACGGTGCGGGTCCGCAGAGCGGTGAGGCAGGGGCCGTCACCGAAGCTGTTCTGCATCTTGTCCAACCTCCGCGCCAAGGCGTCGCTGTGCGCGATGGTTACGGGTTTTTTCTGCCGGACAACGGTGACTCCGCAAGCGATAGTGTTCCCGATCCTGGTCAACTTCGCAGCAGTCATTTCGGCAAGGTCCTGAAGGAACTCGCGGATATCCTCGTTTTCCACGAGGATATCCTGCAAACGCACCAGAAAGTCCGTCAGATCCGCGGTGTCCTGCTGGCGCAGCCCGTTGGGAGGGCTTCCGATGTGGTGCGATGGCTGAGTCTCAGTCATTTCCCGTCCTTTTACCAGCTCGCCGATCGTCCCGGGCTCTCATTGCCGAGCTCTTCGAGGGCGGTGTCCACCAGAGCCATTTGGGCCTGATCGAGCGTTGTTAGACCGTTGAGGTATCCGTCGAGGTCGAATTCGTCAGCGTTCCCTCCGATGCCGTAATAATAGGCCCACAAACCGTTGAGGCTCAGGCCTGCGTCCCTGAATCGCTCGCCCGCAAACTTGCGCGGCGGATCCGGCGCGGCATCTGCGGAATTAAGGGGTCCAGTCATGCTTCCCCGTTCCCTGGTCAGGGTCTCCTGACCGTGTCAGCATGTCCCTGGCAATCTCGTGGAGTCTACGATCGGTATTTCTGGAAGCCAGGTGGAGAAGCTTCATGGCCGACTCACGGCTGCACCGGTTCTGCATCATGATCAGGGAGATCGCCGCGTCCACAACAGCGCGAGACTCCAGCACTGACCTCAGCCCGGCAGGATAGGGATCAGACGAATGCATGCGGAGGGCCAACCGCAAGGTCCTGGACAGGGAATCTGCATACCTCTGAACTGCGACCACGGTGTCCGGATCAAAAGCTCCCACTTCATTGGAATAGCAATTCAGCGCCGCACCGGACCCGTTGTCCGTGCTGATGGGAACGGCGAGCATGCTGCGGACATGCGCCCCTGATATCGCGTTGGCGTACCCCCGCCAGCGAATGTCGGAGTGCAGGTCTGGAATCTGCACCATCTGCCCGGTGCGCAGCGCAGTGAGGCAAGGGCCGTCGTCGAATTCGTACTGCTTTTCGTCCAGCACACGGGCCGCTTCAGTGCTGCTGGCCACAGTGGCAGGACCGCCGTCGCGCTCCACGGTGATGGCACAGAGCATGGGTGTTTCCCCGCCCAAAAGGGAAGCAGAAATGGTTGTCAGTCCAAGGAGGAACTCTGAGAAGCCGGGACTTTCGAGGAGCAGGTCCTGCAATTCTTCGGCTGTGGGTACTGCGTTGTACTGGGCCATGCGGCCTCATTCCAGCAACGCCGGAGTCCACACACCTCCAGCTGGCGGCTGTGCGCTCGTGATCGCGCAAAACCCGGATATCCAACTCCGGACTCCACCCGAAATCTCCTACCTCAAACACTACGCTTGTGCCCTGCAACAAGATACAGACAGCCCACCCGCTAGACGCATCTGCAACGATGTATACCAACGTAGAGAAGGAGCACCTGCATGGCCGTCACCATGAACGACGTCGCACGAGCGGCTGGAGTGTCGTTGAAGACGGTCTCCAATGTCATCAACAACTACGAGTTCATCCGGCCAGCCACCAAGCAGCGCGTCCTTGATGCCATTGACGAGCTCGGCTACGAAACCAACCTGACAGCCCGCAGCCTCCGATCCGGGAAGACCAGCATGCTTGGCTTAGTGCTGGCCGACCTTTCCATCCCTTACTACGCCGAACTGGCCTCGGACATCATGAAAGCGGCCTGGGCCCGCGGTTACCGTGTTTTGGTGGAGCAATCCGGCAACGAGGCAGAGCATGAGCAGGCTGCGCTTCAGGGCCAGTTCCGAAGCCTCACCGACGGGCTCCTCTTCATCCCGCTCGCGCTCGACGCCGAGCAGATCATCGCCGCGGCCGGCAAGAAACCGCTGGTTCTCCTGGGCGAGTTCGTGCAGGATCCGCGGCTGGACATGGTCCTCATCCAAAACCAGGAGGCTGCGGCCGCCGTCACCACGCACCTGCTGGAAGGTGGCCGCCGTCGTATAGCCGTCCTTGGCGCGCACGACGGCGACGAAGCCGGGAGCAACGGCCTCCGCCTCCGCGGGTACAGGGCGGCGCTCGCTGCCGCTGGTGTGGCATATGATCCGGCGTTGGTGGTCCCCTGCGATTGGCGGCGCGACGCCGGTGCTGACGCCACCGCGAGGTTGCTGGACAGCGGCGTGGAATTCGACGCCGTTTTCGGGCTCAATGATGCCCTCGCTTTGGGCGCGCTCCACGAGCTCCTGGTCCGCGGACGAAAAGTCCCGGAGGAGATTGCCGTGGCCGGCTTCGATGACATTGATGAGTCGCGGTTCGCATCGCCGTCGTTAACCACGGTGGCGCCGGGGCGGGCGGAAATTGCGGAGCGCTCCGTCGAACTCCTCATCCAGCGGATTGAAAGCAAAGACGCCGTGGCCAACGTTGAGCAGCCGGAGGCGGTGTTCGAGCTGCGTATCAGGCAGTCCGCGCCTTAGGGCCTTCAGTGTTCAGGACGTTAGTCTTCTATGAATGAACGTGATCCCCGCTGAAGTCATCACCCCTGCCGTCCTGATCGACGTCGATGTCCTGGATCGGAACATCGAACGGATGGCGGGGAACATGCGTGGACGCGGGCTCCAGCTCCGTCCGCACGTGAAGACACATAAGACGCTGGAGATCGCCCGCAAGCAGCTCGCGGCGGGAGCCCTTGGTATCACTGTGGCCACCATCGGCGAGGCCGAGGTATTCGCGGCGGACGGCGTGAAGGACATCTTCATTGCCTTCCCGCTCTGGGTTGAAGCGCCGCACGCGGAACGCCTTCGCGCATTGACGGCCAAGTGCCGCCTCGCAGTCGGCGTGGATTCGGCTGAAAGCGCGACGGCGATGGGTCGCCAACTCGGGGTCGACGCAGGAAGCGTTGAGGTGCTGATCGAAGTGGACAGCGGACACCACCGTAGCGGCGTGCTGCCGGACGAAGTGGTGGATGTTGCCGAAGCAGCGGCTGCCGCCGGACTGAGCGTGCAGGGTGTCTTCACGTTCCCCGGCCACAGCTACAAGCCCGGCATGCCCACTGGCGCGGCGAGCAACGAGAATGAGGCACTTGGCCTGGCTGCGACGGCGCTGACATCGGCAGGCTTCGAAGTGACCACCATCAGCGGAGGCTCCACACCGACGGCACTGATTGACGGCGAAACGGTGGCAACCGAGCTGCGTCCCGGCGTCTACGTGTTCGGCGACGCCCAGCAACTGGAACTCGAACGCTGCAGCTGGGACGACATCGCGCTAAGCGTGGCCGCCACGGTGGTCAGCAGGCACGAAGCCCGCGGCGGGAACGTGCGCCGCGTGGTGCTGGACGCCGGAAGCAAGATCCTGGGCAGCGACCGCCCGGACTGGGCCACCGGATACGGGCGGCTTCCCGAATACCCCGAAGCCAAAGTGACTGCGCTGTCCGAGCACCACGCCACGGTTGTATGGCCGGATTCGTCGGAGTTGCCGCCCTTGGGCACCCGACTCCGGGTCATCCCCAACCATGTGTGCCTCACCATGAACCTCGTGGACCAAGTCATTGTGGTGCACGGCGGGGCCGTGGCGGAGCGGTGGACTGTGGCAGCCCGGGGCCGGAACAACTAAGTACCAATGTGGTCCCATGGTTCATGGCCATAATTTGCGTGTCCCGTTGGGTCAATGGTTACAGGCAGGACCTCACTACAAATCAAGGCTTACGCGATTCCGCCGCCGGGATTTCTCGGCACTTGGTGCCTCGCTAGCCCAAAGCAAACGCCAGCGCAGTTAGCCCAGCGCCGGAACACTCTCAAGCAGGGTGTGGAACTCCCTGTTGTGGTAGACCAGCGGAGCTGAATCTGACGGGTTGGACCGGATCTCCACAACCCTGGCTGCCAGCAGCACCGAGCCGCCCAGCGGTGCCCGGTGGATAATCTCGCAACGCAACGCCCAATCGGCCTCCCTGAGAAGGGGCTCGCCTGTGGGCAGGACCTCCCAGTCCATGGCGTCCGTGAAGCGCGGGGCCGATGGGTCCGCGAAGGCACGTACCAGCTCCAGCTGATCGGCACCGACGAGGTGGACCACTATTGTCTGCGCCGCTGCAATGACGGAGGCTGATCGCCCACTTGTCACGGAGAACGCGAGCGTCGCCGGTTCCACTGCCACCGATGCCACCGAGGAGGCCGTCAGCCCCACCGCGCCTTCCGGTCCCGCTGCGGTGACAATTGCGACTCCCGCCGGATGAGCGCGAAACGCAGCCCTGAAAAGCTCGCCGACTGGTTCGGATGGCACGGGTATGTGGTGGGTCATTCATGCACCTTCGTGGGACTGGTTCGGTAAGGCGCCCTTCGCGGGCACACACCTGACTGATGCTAGGACCTCAACTTAAGTTGAGGTCAATTCCTGAGAAACCGACCCTCGACTGAGACGATTTGGAAACGTAGCCGAAACTTCCGCTCCCTACGCTGGTCACAATCTGACCAAGTGCCCGGCGTCCAAGGAGTAACCATGCATCTTTTGCCCCGTGAGCAGGAGAAACTCATGATCGTGGTGGCTGCCGACCTCGCGCGGCGTCGCCAGGCACGAGGACTCAAACTGAACTACCCGGAAGCCGTGGCGATCATCAGCTACGAACTCATCGAAGGTGCGCGCGACGGCCGGACAGTAGCTGAACTCATGAGCTACGGAACCACCCTGCTCCGCCGCGAAGACGTGATGGAAGGCGTGCCGGAGATGATCCACGACGTCCAGATCGAAGCCACCTTCCCCGACGGCACCAAGCTTGTTACCGTCCACAACCCCATCCGTTAGGAGCCCCCATGATCCCCGGTGAATACAGGCTCCAGCCCGGTTCCATCGCATGCAACAGCGGCCGTGACGCGATGGTCGTCGAGGTTGTGAACCGCGGCGACCGCCCAGTCCAGATCGGTTCGCACTACCACTTCGCCGAGGCGAACCGCGCCCTCGAATTCGACCGCGAAGCCGCCTACGGGCGCCGCCTGGACATCCCCGCGGGTACAGCCGCAAGGTTCGAGCCGGGGGACAGGAAGACGGTCCAACTGATCGAACTCGCGGGGACGCGCGAGGTGCACGGCCTCAGCAACGCAGTCAACGGAAAGCTCGACGGCGGCACTGCCGTAGCCGGGGAACCCCGCCCGGGCATCGCAGCGGAAAGGGACCACCAGTGAGCTTCGAGATACCCCGCAAGCAGTACGCCCAACTGTACGGACCGACCACCGGCGACTCGATCCGCCTGGCCGACACCGAACTGTTCCTCGAAATCGAGAAGGACTACACGGTCTACGGCGAAGAAGTGGTCTTCGGCGGCGGCAAGGTGATCCGCGACGGCATGGGCCAGAACGGTCAGCTCACCCGCGCCGAGGACATTCCGGACACCGTCATCACCAACGTCATCGTGCTGGACTACACCGGCATCTACAAAGCCGATATTGCCCTGAAGGACGGGCATATCTTCAAGATCGGCAAGGCTGGAAACCCGCAAATAACTGATGGCGTGGACATCGTGATCGGTGCCAGCACAGAGATCATCGCCGGCGAACGAAAGATCCTCACCGCCGGCGGCATCGACACCCACATCCACTTCATCTCCCCGGAACAGGTCCCAGCGGCACTGTGCAACGGCATCACCACCATGGTGGGCGGCGGCACCGGCCCGGCCGAAGGGACCAAAGCCACCACCATCACACCCGGCGCTTGGCACATCTCCCGGATGCTGCAAGCCGCTGAAGGACTCCCCGTCAACATCGGCCTGTTCGGCAAGGGCCACGCGTCCGCCGTCGAGCCCCTCGCAGAGCAGATCCGCGCCGGTGCCGTCGGGCTCAAAGTCCACGAGGACTGGGGCTCCACAACGTCCTCCATTGACATGTCCCTGCGCGTTGCCGACGAATACGACGTCCAAATAGCCATCCACACGGACACCCTCAACGAGTGCGGCTTCGTAGAAGACACCATCCGGGCGATCGACGGGCGCGTCATCCACACCTTCCACACCGAAGGCGCAGGCGGCGGGCACGCCCCCGACATCATCAAAATCGCCGGCCTGCCCAACGTGCTCCCGGCCTCCACCAACCCCACCCTGCCCTACACACGCAACACCATCGAAGAGCACCTGGACATGCTCATGGTCTGCCACCACCTCAACCCCGACATCCCTGAAGACGTGGCCTTCGCCGACTCCCGCATCCGCGCCGAAACCATCGCCGCCGAAGACGTCCTCCACGATCTCGGCATCTTCGCCATCACCTCCTCCGACTCCCAAGCCATGGGCCGCGTCGGGGAAGTAGTCACCCGCACCTGGCAAGTAGCGGACGCCATGAAACGCCAACGCGGAGCCCTCCATGACCCATCCGGCGCTCCGCACGGTTCCGCCGAATCCGACAACTTCCGCCTCAAGCGCTACATCGCCAAATACACCATCAACGCGGCCATCGCCCAAGGCATGGCAGACGTCATCGGCTCCGTGGAAGAGGGCAAATTCGCGGACCTGGTGCTGTGGGATCCCGCGTTCTTCGGAGTGAAACCCGAGCTGGTCATCAAAGGCGGCCAAATCGCCTACGCACTCATGGGCGACGCCAACGCCTCCATCCCCACGCCACAGCCACGCACCATGCGGCCCATGTTCGCCACCTACGGCAAAGCCCTCCAACAAACATCCATCACGTTCCTGTCCCAAGCCGCCATCGACGCCGGAGTGCCCGCCGAGCTGGGCCTCCAACGCATCATCAAACCCGTCAGCGGCATCCGCAACCTCACCAAAGCGGACCTGAAATACAACGGCGAAACCCCGGATATCGCCGTCGACCCCGAAACCTACAAAGTGACAGTCGACGGCGTCGAAGTCACCTCCCAGCCCTCCGACGTGCTGCCCATGGCGCAGCGCTACTTCCTCTTCTAGGAGCACCCATGATCATCGAAAAAATCCTGGGCAACCTGCACCAACAGCCCGACGCCTACGCTAGCCACCACAAAGAAAAAGTAGTCCTGCCCAGCACCCTCCTCGTCAAACGCATCCAACGCGTCACCACCGACCACGGCAAAGAACTCGGCATCCGCCTACCCGCAGGAACCGGAGACCTCCGCGACGGCGACATCCTCGCCATCGACCAGCACAACATCATCGTCGTCTCCGTGCTGCCCACCGACGTCCTGGTGATAAAGGCGCGGACAATCCACGAAATGGGCGTCGTGGCACATTCGCTCGGCAACCGGCACCTGCAGGCACAATTCTTTGACGGCTCATCCGAGTACGGGGCCGAAGTTATGGTGTGCCAGTACGACCACACGGTCGAAGACTATCTGAAGAGCGTCGGCGTCCCCTACGACAGGCAAGAGCGGGTCATGCCGGTGCCGTTCCGCCATGCTGAACATTCGCACTAAAGCCGTGTGCCGCGTCAGGTTGGGTTCGCACGCTTGCGCTTCGCTGGGAAGGGGGCCGTGCCCGTCCCCAGCCGCTCCCAACCTTCGCAAGCTCAGGTCGGGGCCCTCGCGGCAGTGGGCCCCCCACGTGGCCCACCACACCGCGGCCCCCTTCCCAGCTCCGCTCAATCGCGCCATCCTCACCTCCGGCGGTGTGTTTTGAGTGCGACATATCAGCTTGCTCTTCAACAGTTGACCGACTCCGCGTTGCCTACGGGGGCGTTTGCTCATTCTTTGGGGTTTGAGAGCTACATCCACCGTGGGCTTGTGCGTGATGAGAGCACCTTCAGCACTTGGCTTCAGGCCTTCGTTTCCCAGCAGTTGAGCTATTCCGATGGGTTGGCTTTGCGGTTCTTGTTTGAGGGGGTGGATGTTGGCTTGTTGGATGGGGTGTTGTCTGCGCAGTTGTTGGCTCGGGAGGTTCGGGAGGCCTCTTTGAAAATGGGGGGACGGCTGCTGGAGATTGGTGGGGAAGTGTTCCCTTCGGCGGAACTGGAGGCGTATCGGGGGCTTGTCCGGGCGGGGTCGGCTTCGGGCCACCAACCTTTGGCATTTGGTGTCATTGCGCGGTCTCTGGGGGTGCCCTTGGAAGAGGCGCTTTCCGCCTACTTGTTCGCCACGGTTACGTCGCTGACGCAGAACGCCGTGCGGGCCATACCGCTCGGGCAAAACGCCGGGCAGCGGGTACTACGCCAAGCGCACGACGCCGTCGCTGCCGCCATCCACGTTGTAGCACAGCTGTGCTGGGACGACTTCGGGGCCGTCAGCCCCGGCCTCGAAATTTCACAAATGCGGCACGAACGGCAACGCGCCCGCATGTTCATGAGCTAGTTAGTGCAAAGGACAAAAAACATGACAGAACCCATCAAAATCGGCGTCGGCGGACCCGTCGGAGCAGGCAAAACCCAACTCGTTGAACGCATCACCCGACACATGAGCCGCGACATCTCCATGGCCGCCATCACCAACGACATCTACACCATCGAAGACGCCAAAATCCTCGCCGCCAACGGCATCCTCCCCGAAAACCGCATCATCGGCGTCGAAACGGGCGGCTGCCCCCACACCGCCATCCGCGAAGACACCTCCATGAACACCGCAGCCATCGAAGAACTCAAAACCCGGCACCCCGATCTCCAAATCATCTTCGTCGAATCCGGCGGCGACAACCTCTCCGCCACCTTCAGCCCCGAACTCGTCGACTTCTCCATCTACATCATCGACGTCGCCCAAGGCGAAAAAATCCCCCGCAAAGCCGGCCAAGGCATGATCAAATCCGACCTGTTCATCATCAACAAAACAGACCTGGCACCACATGTAGGAGCAGACCTCGCCGTCATGGAACGGGACTCCAAGGAATTCCGCGGCAACAAGCCGTTCTGCTTCACGAACCTGAAGACGGACGAAGGCCTGGACGAGGTCCTCAACTGGATCCGCCGCGACGTCCTGATGCTCGACTTGGCGTCGTGATCGGCGGGGCTGCGGCGGCTACGCCGGATTTTGGGCCGTGCCCGCTTCGCGATGCCCGCCACGCCGCGGCCCAAAAATCCGGCTCCGCCGCCGCAACGGTCGGCTCACGTCGCGGCAGCGAGCAGCGGACGTCGCAGGCCGCACTGAGCCCTTGGGGGAACGTGGGGCCCGACTCCACGTTGGCTTTGGGTGAAGGGGCGGTTCGGGGGCGGTTGGAGCTTGGGGTCTGTTTGCGTGGGGGGCGGTCCGTTGCTTCGCGGCAGTTTCATGAGGGTGCCTTGCGGGTTTTGCGGCCGCATTACTTGGATGAGTCCGGGCAGGTTGGCTATGTGATGGTCAATCCGGGCGGGGCATATCTCGGGGCGGATTTGTTCCTCATTGATGTGACGGTTGAAAACAATGCCGCGCTGTTGCTGACCACGCAGTCGGCAACTAAGGTTTATCGGACTCCGGGGTCATTTGCTGAGCAGCGAATGAGTGTGCGGCTGGGGGAGGGCTCTCGGTTGGAGCTCATGCCCGACCAGTTGATTGCCTACCGGGAAGCGAGCTACCGGCAGAATTCGCGCATCAGTCTCCACCCGACGTCGAGCCTTATCATGGCCGAAGTCATCACGCCAGGCTGGTCCCCGGACGGGGCGTCCTTCAAGTACCAAGAGGTGCGGCTGCGGAACGAGATCTGGATCGATGACGAAAACGGAGCCAAGTTGCTGGCGCTCGACAACCTCCTGATCCGGCCCCCGCTGGGAGACGTTACCGGGATGGGGTTCATGGAGGGATTCAGCCACCTGGGGTCGTTGGTGGTGGTGGATCCGCGGGTGAATCAGGGGCTTGCCGATGAGCTGGACCTTATAGCCCGTGACTTTGACGCTTATACCGGTATGTCTTTGACCGCGACTATTGCCGGGAGCACGGGGCTTGTGCTGCGATCGTTGTCGAACAGCACTGAGGAGCTCAACAATTTGCTGGGTGCCTGCGCCGGCGTTCTGCGGGAACGTTGGTATGGGCAGGCGCCCTTGAACCTGAGGAAGTACTAATGACTGCGCTGACCGAGTTCGCCACCATGTACCGGGAGCGGGAGACGTTGTCCCTGCGGACCCGGCTGCTGTTCACGTTCGGTGCCGTCGCCGCTTTGCACCTTGCCGCCGTCGTGCTGTTGCTTGCTGGTACCGCGGGTGGCGCGCAGCCGCTTGCACTCGGGCTGGTGATCACCGCGTACGTGGCCGGTATCAAGCACAGTTACGACTGGGACCACATCGCCGCGATCGACAACTCCACCCGCAAATTCGTGGCACAGCACAAAGACCCCGTGAGCGTCGGCTTTGCATTCAGCCTGGGCCACAGCTCCGTGGTGATCCTCGCCGGACTCCTGGTGGTGGCGGGTGCCACCTTGATCGGGCAGTTCATGGAGGACGGCACCACCGGCAACAAGGTGCTGGGCCTGATCGGCAGTGGAGTGTCGGGGTTGTTCCTGCTGGCGATGGGTCTGTTCAACGGCTCCGCGTTTGTGCGCGCGAGCAGTGTGTACCGGCAGGTGCAGCGCGGCGGTGACGTCCGTCCGGAGGACTTGGAAGCAAAGGGCCTTATCGCCCGGCTGCTCGCCAAGCCGCTGTCCAAGGTGGAGCGGCCCCGGAACATCTACGTGATCGGTTTCCTGTTCGGCCTCGGGTTCGATACCGCCACCACCATCGGACTGCTGGTCATCACCACGACGGCGTCACTCGCCGGTGTCTCGCCCCTCGCCTTGATGGCCCTCCCTCTTGCGTTCACCGCCGCCATGACCTTGTGTGATTCCGCCAATGGCGTGGCCATGATGAAGATGTACAAATCAGCCATTCACAACCCCAGGCGCAAGCTTGGCTTCAATGCCCTGATCACTGGCATCTCGGCGGTCTCGGCGTTGTTCATCTCCGTGATCACGCTCGGTGGATTCGCGAATTCTGCGTTTGAGCTTCAGGATCCCCTGACCACGTGGCTCGGCAGCATTGACCTTGGCGACGCCGGCCTGATCCTGGTGGGACTGTTCGTGATCGTCTGGGCCGTCGCCTCCTTGCGGGGCCGGGGCGCCGGAAGCGGGACCTAGGAGACCGCCACTGCGTTGAAAAGCTCGTTGGTGTCCACGCCGAGGTCCGGGGTGTCCAGCACGTTGGTCAGAAACACCACGCAGCGGTCCT
This genomic interval from Paenarthrobacter aurescens TC1 contains the following:
- the ureD gene encoding urease accessory protein UreD (identified by similarity to SP:Q07400; match to protein family HMM PF01774), whose product is MGPDSTLALGEGAVRGRLELGVCLRGGRSVASRQFHEGALRVLRPHYLDESGQVGYVMVNPGGAYLGADLFLIDVTVENNAALLLTTQSATKVYRTPGSFAEQRMSVRLGEGSRLELMPDQLIAYREASYRQNSRISLHPTSSLIMAEVITPGWSPDGASFKYQEVRLRNEIWIDDENGAKLLALDNLLIRPPLGDVTGMGFMEGFSHLGSLVVVDPRVNQGLADELDLIARDFDAYTGMSLTATIAGSTGLVLRSLSNSTEELNNLLGACAGVLRERWYGQAPLNLRKY
- a CDS encoding putative high-affinity nickel-transport protein (identified by match to protein family HMM PF03824); the encoded protein is MTALTEFATMYRERETLSLRTRLLFTFGAVAALHLAAVVLLLAGTAGGAQPLALGLVITAYVAGIKHSYDWDHIAAIDNSTRKFVAQHKDPVSVGFAFSLGHSSVVILAGLLVVAGATLIGQFMEDGTTGNKVLGLIGSGVSGLFLLAMGLFNGSAFVRASSVYRQVQRGGDVRPEDLEAKGLIARLLAKPLSKVERPRNIYVIGFLFGLGFDTATTIGLLVITTTASLAGVSPLALMALPLAFTAAMTLCDSANGVAMMKMYKSAIHNPRRKLGFNALITGISAVSALFISVITLGGFANSAFELQDPLTTWLGSIDLGDAGLILVGLFVIVWAVASLRGRGAGSGT
- the ureC gene encoding urease, alpha subunit (identified by match to protein family HMM PF00449; match to protein family HMM PF01979; match to protein family HMM PF07969; match to protein family HMM TIGR01792); the protein is MSFEIPRKQYAQLYGPTTGDSIRLADTELFLEIEKDYTVYGEEVVFGGGKVIRDGMGQNGQLTRAEDIPDTVITNVIVLDYTGIYKADIALKDGHIFKIGKAGNPQITDGVDIVIGASTEIIAGERKILTAGGIDTHIHFISPEQVPAALCNGITTMVGGGTGPAEGTKATTITPGAWHISRMLQAAEGLPVNIGLFGKGHASAVEPLAEQIRAGAVGLKVHEDWGSTTSSIDMSLRVADEYDVQIAIHTDTLNECGFVEDTIRAIDGRVIHTFHTEGAGGGHAPDIIKIAGLPNVLPASTNPTLPYTRNTIEEHLDMLMVCHHLNPDIPEDVAFADSRIRAETIAAEDVLHDLGIFAITSSDSQAMGRVGEVVTRTWQVADAMKRQRGALHDPSGAPHGSAESDNFRLKRYIAKYTINAAIAQGMADVIGSVEEGKFADLVLWDPAFFGVKPELVIKGGQIAYALMGDANASIPTPQPRTMRPMFATYGKALQQTSITFLSQAAIDAGVPAELGLQRIIKPVSGIRNLTKADLKYNGETPDIAVDPETYKVTVDGVEVTSQPSDVLPMAQRYFLF
- the ureG gene encoding urease accessory protein UreG (identified by match to protein family HMM PF02492; match to protein family HMM TIGR00101), producing MTEPIKIGVGGPVGAGKTQLVERITRHMSRDISMAAITNDIYTIEDAKILAANGILPENRIIGVETGGCPHTAIREDTSMNTAAIEELKTRHPDLQIIFVESGGDNLSATFSPELVDFSIYIIDVAQGEKIPRKAGQGMIKSDLFIINKTDLAPHVGADLAVMERDSKEFRGNKPFCFTNLKTDEGLDEVLNWIRRDVLMLDLAS
- the ureF gene encoding urease accessory protein UreF (identified by match to protein family HMM PF01730) → MSATYQLALQQLTDSALPTGAFAHSLGFESYIHRGLVRDESTFSTWLQAFVSQQLSYSDGLALRFLFEGVDVGLLDGVLSAQLLAREVREASLKMGGRLLEIGGEVFPSAELEAYRGLVRAGSASGHQPLAFGVIARSLGVPLEEALSAYLFATVTSLTQNAVRAIPLGQNAGQRVLRQAHDAVAAAIHVVAQLCWDDFGAVSPGLEISQMRHERQRARMFMS
- the ureE gene encoding Urease accessory protein ureE (identified by match to protein family HMM PF02814; match to protein family HMM PF05194) encodes the protein MIIEKILGNLHQQPDAYASHHKEKVVLPSTLLVKRIQRVTTDHGKELGIRLPAGTGDLRDGDILAIDQHNIIVVSVLPTDVLVIKARTIHEMGVVAHSLGNRHLQAQFFDGSSEYGAEVMVCQYDHTVEDYLKSVGVPYDRQERVMPVPFRHAEHSH